The DNA region CAGATATTTGCTTGGTTTGCAGGTACAAATGAACCAAGATGTGCTAGAAATATTAGTTGAGCAACCTGACGCATATATGTAGATTTACCACCCATATTAGGACCAGTAATTATTTCAAGCGTATGAGTATCTTTTGTCAATGAAGTATTGTTTGGGATAAAGGGTTCATCAATATTCTGCTCTATAGCAAGGTGGCGAACTTCTTTAAGATCTAGTTTGCCATGATTATTAAAGTTTGGTTGTCTGAGGTTTAGTTTGATAGCTCTCTCTGCAAAGTTAGCTAAAACATCTATTTGAGCAATGTTTTCAGCTGTTTGCTGAATTTGATTGTAGTATTCTAGCACTCTCTTTAGAAGAGAATCATAGATTAACTTTTCTCTAGCTAAGGCTTTTTCTTTTGATGAAAGAATATTATCTTCAAATTCTTTTAATTCTTCTGTAATGTAGCGTTCACTAGCTTTTAGAGTTTGTCTTCTAGTGTATTCAGTAGGAACTTGATCAGCATATTGCTTGGATAATTCTATATAGTAGCCATGTACACGATTATAGCCAACCTTAAGTGTGTTTATCCCCGTCTTTTGCTTCTGTAATTGCTCAAATTTTAATAAGAAATCATAAGAATTATTTTTAATATTTTTAAGCTCATCAAGCTCTTTATCAAAGCCTTCTTTAATAACACCGCCATCACGGATAGTTACGGGAGGATTTTCTATAACAGCTTTATCTAAAAGTTCTACTAACTCATCAAGTTGGTGCACACCATTGTTTAAATTTTGTATCTCATTAGTTTTTTTTTCAGTCAATAATTTTTTGAGTTTTGGAAATTGCTTTAATGAATTTTGTAGTGAAACTAAATCTTTAGGTTTGACAGTTCCTAAAGCGACACGGGAAATTATTCTTTCAACATCATTGATATAGCTAAGAACCTCTTGAAGCTTTAAAAAATGATGATTTTCTTTGAAACTATTTATAATATTATGGCGTAAATATATCTTATCTAAGTTTTTAGTAGGATTTTTGAAATATCTTTTAAGCAATCGACTACCAAGACTTGTTTTGCATTTATCTATAATATTTAATAAGCCACTTTTTGAAGTGTTATCCAATTCAAGATTTATTCTACTATTTATGTCAATATTAAGTATTTGCTCATCCTCATTAAAGCTAATATCTGTAATATGCCTTGGAGCATCTTTTAGTGTAGTAGCAAGATATCCTAGTATTGAGCCGATAGATATTGTTTGTTCAGTTTTATATTGTTTTAAAACATTAGCTGTTAAGTTTATATCAAGAGAATCTGTTATATGCTTTCTTGCTTCAAAGCTACTAAAGAACCATTCTTCTAGAACTTTAATAGGTTTTTGGAAGATGTTTTGTTGTTTAAGCTCCAGGGAGTTGGTGATAATTTCTTGAGGAGAAAGTTTTAAAACTTCATTTTTTA from Francisella halioticida includes:
- the mutS gene encoding DNA mismatch repair protein MutS, producing the protein MQDISHHTPMIQQYLKIKAQYQDILLFYRMGDFYELFFDDAKKAADLLDITLTARGKSNGDPIPMAGVPYHAAESYIAKIVKKGLSIAICEQIGDPNTSKGPVERQVVRIITPATVSEEAFLDTNTDSILLSIFVKKDKYHLAYTSYTQGKIYLLNKINNLTELKNEVLKLSPQEIITNSLELKQQNIFQKPIKVLEEWFFSSFEARKHITDSLDINLTANVLKQYKTEQTISIGSILGYLATTLKDAPRHITDISFNEDEQILNIDINSRINLELDNTSKSGLLNIIDKCKTSLGSRLLKRYFKNPTKNLDKIYLRHNIINSFKENHHFLKLQEVLSYINDVERIISRVALGTVKPKDLVSLQNSLKQFPKLKKLLTEKKTNEIQNLNNGVHQLDELVELLDKAVIENPPVTIRDGGVIKEGFDKELDELKNIKNNSYDFLLKFEQLQKQKTGINTLKVGYNRVHGYYIELSKQYADQVPTEYTRRQTLKASERYITEELKEFEDNILSSKEKALAREKLIYDSLLKRVLEYYNQIQQTAENIAQIDVLANFAERAIKLNLRQPNFNNHGKLDLKEVRHLAIEQNIDEPFIPNNTSLTKDTHTLEIITGPNMGGKSTYMRQVAQLIFLAHLGSFVPANQANICDIDTIYTRIGASDDISSGRSTFMVEMTETAYILNNASSNSLVIMDEIGRGTSTFDGLSLAEACAEKFAKIGSFTLFATHYFELTELVDKYLNIKNIHFEAKEYKDNIYFMHKAVEGAAKKSYGIQVAKLAGIPSDVLKSAKQNLHKLENKQPIIKDISQTQPSLDFDDLEQQNLFKEKLDSIDINNITPVEALNILFELKKS